The Cryptomeria japonica chromosome 6, Sugi_1.0, whole genome shotgun sequence genomic interval CTCTCTTCTCCATGCATCCAAGTCAAAGAAGTTCATTCCATAGGCCCAGCCACAAGCCTTGGGATGAAACCTGGCCTTGATGAGTGGATGCGAGAAATTCATATATTTATCGTAACGGTGAAAGGAGCCAAAACAGGTCTCCACTGCTCCATTCACTTTGCCATCCATGTCTATCTCCCATAGACCAGTTAGATCCTTCTGAACAACCACATCATCATCCAGAAACAGAATTCTGTGCAGCTTTGGATACATTTCAGGCAAATAAAACCGCAAATGATTCAGCATAGAAAGGTACTTGGGATTCCTGAACTTCATGTTAGGTGCATCCTTGGTTGCATTTTCCAGCTTGTTCTCAAAGTAAAACCTCTGCAGATTGGCAGATTCAAGCTGGCGTAGAACAGGGACATAGGAAGAATTTAAGAATGTATAGTCCTCCACGGCCTTCACCTCCACATGTGACCCTTTAAGTGAGCGCATCTGCATCTTGAACCACACCTGCACAGGGAAAAATGGAAATTTAACAAGTActgaatgaaaaaattaaaaaagatatAAATTGTACTATACACATTCTGTGAAAACCTATGCTCCCAGGAGATGTGCCTCCTGCCCAAAATAACCCTATCATTTCGGGGATGTAAGAACAGGTAGGAAACATCCCCACCCcatccatttttttgaaaattcaggAAACATCCCCAGGGCATCCGAAAATCTACAGGGTATGGTACACCTGGGAGCCGAAGGGGATAACAAAACCCAGCCACTTTTTCTgtgtttttttaaatataattttgacCAAAAAAAAAGGATAGGTGCCCACAACTATACCTAAACCCTATAAAGCCTAAACCTAAAACAAttagaaacaaaaaaacaaaacattttgaCATTTTCCAACTTGTGAAGAAGAAGAACAATAGAAGCAGCAGCAGCGAGAAGAGAAGAATAGTAGTGGAAATAAGGTGATAGAGCATCAAATCCTCAAATGGGATTTGAGGTAAGTTTAcgatttattattcatttattcaaattcttttgcaattttattttttatttatgttttacaCTAACAGCTGTGTTTTGAATTCTTATTAAAAAAAAGAATGAGCAAATGTGGAAATAATGAAAGTGAAGAGGTTGAAGTTGAAATGCACCGAAAAATACTAAAGGTCATAGAAGTATGGCTGCAACTAGGAGTTCTTCTTAGACTGAAGTCTAGCAAAGTCTAGAAGTTCAACTAACTCATTTGAATGCACTTTCAAACTCTTCAAAACCTCTGCAAAAAGCCCATTTAACCCCAAAAAGCGTCTCTTACAATTTGCAGCACATATAGGGAAAgacaataaaaaattcaaagaaaattcaaaGGGTAGTAAAGCATGGCTATGTCATTTGTACAAAAAGACTATAGGGACAACTATACTAAactctattttcatcttttgtgCATAAGCGGATTAGAGGTAAAAGGTTGTGAGAAAACAACTCTAACAGAAAAGGCCGAGATAACTAGATTGTATACGGAGGAGGAGACAAGAAAGAATTGAATTTCATTAAAGAATATGTAGCCTAGTGAGTCATTGCCTACAAAAACCATAAATTGTGAATTTGAAGAGGAGAGGGTTTTACTTCTACCAAGGTGGATAAAAAGAACTAGTAGAGTTGCAGGATTGCTTGATACACATGTTAGTAGTGTTAGAAATTAAAGATATACAAATGTTCATATGCAACAAATCACACTTCATGTGTTTTGTTCAAGACTTTTTTGAAGAAGGAATTCATCAGCTAGTAGAAACTAGAAATGTTAGCTACTTCATTTTGTTAGAGCAGATGTTTAAGGTGCAGGAGACTTTAGAATTAATGATGGTTAAATCAGAATAGGGTGGACGGCCGATAAATATGAAACAAAATATCTTTGTGATGATTGGTCCAAAATGAGGTAAGAAATTATTAGTTttactataaaaaaatttaaaaattaattaattaatgtttttaACTTGTAAATTATCTTCATTCTTTGTAATAGCAATGACTTTATCATTTGAGTcaaatttctttatctttttcaaattttaatttgcaaattttttTGCACTTAATAGATATGTTTGCTCCTTCATCAAACTTCTTGTGCAAGTCAAAAAATATGTTGATATAGAATCTCCTAGCCTTGGAGAGATTTATGAGATCTTTCTAATAATATCCTGCTTTGGTATTTTATGAAAAGCATATTACGCCCATTGTAACACAGCGATGGAACACTATGAACACGTCACTTTATAAGGCAACCTATACTCTATTTCCCAAACAGGATATAGCTAGGATTGAAAGAGCTCCTCCATCTCATGATGAAGAGTTGAAAGAAGAGTTTATGAAAGTCCTTTAAAAAATGTATACTAATGGGGAGTCTTCTTTATTTCACACACAATTGGCTTGCCTTTGTCAATCTTCGTAGTCCAACCTTCAACGAGCCAAAATGGAGCTTCATTAACTCAAATGAAACCTATTGGATAGTGgatttggcatggtaaggatgcaccGGAGTAAAGGACACTTGGCACTCAACTCTTTTCACAAATTGTCAATTCCTCTACTGTTTAGATTTAGTCCACATATGGCTTCATTGAGTCAATCAAGTGGAACAGCCTTACTCTAGACGATTGAAAAAATTGGTGGCCATACATAATGCCTTGATCCTATACGATCATAGATCCTAGGTATCACCAAACTCCAATGTCACATTGGAATAATGATCCCACAAATACTAGACAAGTTGACGAGTAGGAGGCACAAGAAGAATTGGTTGGGTTTCCATTGCATGAGACAGCCCCTCTAGTGCCATTGACTCAAAATTGGACTTTTATTTTGATGCAGACCTACCAAAGACAGATGTTGATTAGAGATAGCTGTATAATTTCTACTttcttgtcattttgtggttgaaaCTCATCGTTTTTTGGGCATTTTGTTGTAttcttatataatatatatgtatactaATAGAAAGCatttaaattttgttaatttgtttgtcaATTCTTATGTTAAACATCAACTCAAGTCTAATAATATGTATTAAGATTCTATAATGTCTATGATAAATGCTTTATCAAGATTATCATATGAATAATTAAAATTTCCTTTTTTATTAATAGACATCCCCTGTCATATCCTAGAAAATGGCCCCAAAAAAACCCATACCAGCTACACATCCCCTGTCCCCATCCAGAAACTTAGGGGAGCATAGGTGTAAAAAACGCATGCAGTTTTCATGCTGTAAATGCAAATTTTAATGAACGTAGCAACTATGAGCATAATCTCACAAGAAAACTTGGAAAAGTAGACTATGTCCAGAATTTCGGAGTTGGCTAACCTTGAATAATTGGTTTAAATGGCCATTGGTCTACTGAAAGTCGTTTGGCTCACAAGGAGCCCAAATATTAAGAGAACTTGAATGAATAAATTTTGCCTAGAATTCGGCAAGCAAATTTTAAATAGAAATTTAGATCAAGCGGTTTGTGGTCTACTGATGAAGGTGTTTGGTTCAAAAGGAATCTAGCAAAAGTTTTATTGGGTTTACTGGCCTAGTACTAAAGAACAATGTCCATTTAACAGAGTGGATGTTTTTCAGTCTTTGAAACTTACCCAAAGAAATATGATTATTAGTGAAAGCCCAAAATTAGGTGAAGAAACCCTTGATCCACTGGTAAAATTATGTGTTTCACAAAACCCTCACACAAAAAAGGATGGGTTTAGACTTGTGACGAGCAAGGATTGCTTATCGACCTCCAAAATAAACAAATAAAGCAACTGACCTGCATTGCTGCGAGATTCATCTTGTCCGTGACGACATGGAAGACATGCTTGGAGGGATCCTTTGCATTCTTAACAGCTGAGTTAACTACGACGGATGCAGCGATGACATTGTCGgagaagatggcatagtggtagaGATTGGGGTCTTCCCAGTGAGGGGGAGGAGGAAGGTTAGCGTCAGCGTACTTGAGCGGATTGGAGATGCGCTCCTCCATGAGACGCATCGAGAGGCAGTGAAGACTCTTGGGGATGGACTTGGCAGCAATGAGGCTGGAAAACGCGCCCTGCTTCTTGGCCCGCGTGAGCTGGTCATTGACAGCAAAGATGGTGTCCTTGAGCTTCTGGATCTTGAGCTGGTTGTCAAAGGACTCCTTAGCCTCAGCAATGAGCTGGCGCGTGAGCTTGATCTTCTCCTTGAGCTCCTTCTCCAGCTGCCTCACttcatcttcctccatctcccCCGCTGCCCTGTTCATGAGCTCCGTGTAGTTCCTTGCCTGCTCTGTGAAGATCCGTACCTGCTTCATGTTGTCCAGCTTCAGCCGCCGGGCATACGCGGCATAGGCAGTCACCAGGGAAAGGTGGTCGTTCGCCTGCTTGTTGAGGAG includes:
- the LOC131043868 gene encoding galacturonosyltransferase 8 is translated as MAGVRGARGGGGGGGCSRVFAPTMFLVLLFTAGSLLYSGNTGMLSAEMGNTNTESPSRQQQQEQQLHAYVTRTFLALKSDPVKTRMDLLNKQANDHLSLVTAYAAYARRLKLDNMKQVRIFTEQARNYTELMNRAAGEMEEDEVRQLEKELKEKIKLTRQLIAEAKESFDNQLKIQKLKDTIFAVNDQLTRAKKQGAFSSLIAAKSIPKSLHCLSMRLMEERISNPLKYADANLPPPPHWEDPNLYHYAIFSDNVIAASVVVNSAVKNAKDPSKHVFHVVTDKMNLAAMQVWFKMQMRSLKGSHVEVKAVEDYTFLNSSYVPVLRQLESANLQRFYFENKLENATKDAPNMKFRNPKYLSMLNHLRFYLPEMYPKLHRILFLDDDVVVQKDLTGLWEIDMDGKVNGAVETCFGSFHRYDKYMNFSHPLIKARFHPKACGWAYGMNFFDLDAWRREKCTEEYHYWQNLNENRTLWKLGTLPPGLITYYKTTKPLDKSWHVLGLGYNPSISMDEIRNAAVVHFNGNMKPWLDIAMNQYRDIWTKYVAYDMEFVQTCNFGH